In the genome of Pseudomonas bubulae, one region contains:
- a CDS encoding bifunctional diguanylate cyclase/phosphodiesterase, producing MSNTAATLLIVDDDVHVRELLEALLQEQGYHTLTASSGEQALSTVAQQQPDLILLDAMMPGTDGYQVARQLKANSSTANIPIIMLSGQGEQSARLLGLEAGAEDFLCKPVSSDELWLRVRNLLRLKAFGDYQAVHTLMLEQQLEKRTSDLERFRTAMGTDERLLKMANYDPLTGLPNRDLFYTTLQMGLTQAVLRGWQLAVVTVGLNDFKNINLTWGHLMGDKVLAEFSQRLSNCLNVSDTLGRMDGDELALILMIRKGQPGPRQMVDRIREVLREPFRLQGHDTPMTASYGIALYPDDGAEAHRLIKHANTAMGLAKQAGKDTYRFYTAQMNVEVLARQELETALRDAVRKQAFEVYYQPKISLKDGRICGVEALLRWHRPGVATISPAVFVPLLESLGLISRVGQWVIDRVCSQIAQWQGAGLGGVEVAVNVSAQQICEGDLVSDIERSLKAHQLDPHLLEVELTEGSLMENTPHTVASLLTLRDMGVKISIDDFGTGYSSLAYLSRFPIDKLKIDIAFIREVTLSPQDAAIARTIIELAHSLSLQVIAEGVETREQLAFLTDNGCDQVQGYLFCRPLPAEELEVLLREPRSFI from the coding sequence ATGTCCAATACAGCTGCCACACTCTTGATCGTGGATGACGATGTTCATGTTCGCGAGCTGCTTGAAGCCTTGCTGCAAGAGCAGGGTTACCACACGCTGACGGCCAGTTCGGGTGAGCAGGCCTTGAGTACGGTTGCGCAACAGCAGCCGGATCTGATTTTGCTCGATGCGATGATGCCGGGCACTGACGGTTATCAGGTTGCCCGCCAGCTCAAGGCCAATTCATCCACGGCCAATATCCCGATCATCATGCTGTCGGGGCAGGGCGAGCAGAGTGCGCGCCTGCTGGGGCTGGAAGCGGGGGCAGAAGACTTCCTGTGCAAGCCTGTGAGCAGTGACGAGTTGTGGTTGCGGGTGCGCAATCTGTTACGGCTCAAGGCGTTTGGCGATTATCAGGCGGTGCATACCCTGATGCTTGAGCAGCAGCTTGAAAAACGCACCAGCGATCTGGAGCGTTTTCGAACGGCAATGGGGACTGATGAGCGGCTGCTGAAGATGGCCAATTACGACCCGCTGACGGGCTTGCCCAACCGCGACCTGTTTTACACCACCTTGCAGATGGGCCTTACCCAGGCGGTGCTGCGCGGCTGGCAGCTGGCGGTGGTGACGGTTGGCCTCAATGACTTCAAGAATATCAACCTGACCTGGGGCCATTTAATGGGGGACAAGGTGTTGGCCGAGTTCAGCCAGCGCCTGTCCAATTGCCTTAATGTCAGCGACACCCTGGGGCGGATGGACGGTGACGAGCTGGCCTTGATCCTGATGATCCGCAAGGGGCAGCCCGGCCCGCGGCAGATGGTTGACCGTATCCGCGAGGTGCTGCGCGAGCCGTTCAGGCTGCAGGGGCATGACACGCCGATGACGGCCAGTTACGGGATTGCCCTGTATCCGGATGACGGTGCCGAGGCGCACCGCCTGATCAAGCACGCCAATACCGCCATGGGCCTGGCCAAGCAGGCGGGCAAGGACACTTACCGGTTTTACACGGCCCAGATGAATGTCGAGGTGCTGGCCCGGCAAGAGCTGGAAACCGCGCTGCGTGATGCGGTGCGCAAGCAGGCCTTCGAGGTCTATTACCAGCCCAAGATCAGCCTCAAGGACGGCAGGATTTGTGGCGTCGAGGCGCTGTTGCGCTGGCACCGGCCAGGGGTTGCGACGATTTCGCCTGCGGTTTTTGTGCCGCTGCTGGAAAGCCTCGGGCTGATTTCCCGGGTGGGGCAGTGGGTGATTGACCGGGTCTGCAGCCAGATTGCCCAATGGCAAGGTGCGGGGCTTGGCGGGGTGGAAGTGGCGGTCAATGTGTCGGCACAACAGATTTGTGAAGGCGACCTGGTCAGTGATATCGAGCGTTCGCTCAAGGCCCATCAACTGGATCCGCACTTGCTCGAGGTGGAGCTGACGGAGGGTTCGCTGATGGAAAACACGCCCCATACCGTGGCCAGCCTGCTGACGCTGCGCGATATGGGGGTGAAAATTTCCATTGATGACTTTGGCACGGGGTATTCGAGCCTTGCTTACCTGAGCCGTTTCCCCATCGACAAGTTGAAGATTGATATTGCGTTTATCCGTGAAGTCACCTTGAGCCCTCAGGATGCGGCTATAGCCCGGACGATTATCGAGTTGGCGCACAGCCTGAGTTTGCAGGTGATTGCCGAAGGTGTAGAGACCCGGGAGCAGCTGGCGTTCCTGACCGACAACGGTTGCGACCAGGTGCAGGGTTATCTGTTTTGCCGACCTTTGCCGGCCGAGGAGCTGGAGGTCTTGCTGCGCGAGCCGCGCAGTTTTATCTAA